Proteins from a genomic interval of Fusarium oxysporum Fo47 chromosome I, complete sequence:
- a CDS encoding Six-hairpin glycosidase-like protein: MPSHVHDIASQDVHKQIQQLIHELVNIKDTTGEFLMTLADGRIIDTKGWNDWEWTHGIGLYGIWKYYEMTGEDQWLKIIEDWFQARFAEGHKGKNINTMAVFLTLAYVYEKTQNPTYLPWLDAWAEWAMHDLPRTKYGGFQHITYLEVNEQQLWDDTLMMTVMPLAKIGLVLNRPEYVAEAKKQFLLHIQYLFDTKTGLFFHGWTFKDGGHNFADARWARGNSWVTIVIPEFLELIGIKEDDPIGSHLINTLDSQCAALAKTQRANGLWSTLLDVPESEGSYVEASATAGFAYGILKAERKRYIGKEYSEVAVKAIKAVLENISPEGELLNTSFGTGMGHDLQHYKDIPRTSMPYGQAMAMMALVEFLRAYN, encoded by the coding sequence ATGCCCTCTCACGTACACGACATCGCGTCGCAAGACGTCCACAAGCAAATCCAACAGCTCATCCACGAACTCGTCAACATAAAAGACACAACAGGCGAATTCCTCATGACCCTAGCAGATGGCCGCATCATCGACACAAAAGGCTGGAACGACTGGGAGTGGACCCACGGCATCGGTCTCTACGGAATATGGAAGTACTACGAGATGACCGGCGAGGACCAATGGCTCAAGATCATTGAGGATTGGTTCCAAGCTCGTTTCGCAGAGGGCCACAAGGGAAagaacatcaacaccatggctGTATTCCTCACGCTTGCGTATGTCTATGAAAAGACTCAGAATCCTACATATCTTCCTTGGTTGGATGCTTGGGCTGAGTGGGCGATGCATGACCTCCCCAGGACAAAGTATGGTGGTTTCCAGCATATTACGTACCTTGAGGTCAATGAGCAGCAGCTTTGGGATGATACCCTCATGATGACTGTCATGCCGCTTGCCAAGATTGGTCTTGTGCTCAACAGGCCGGAATACGTCGCTGAAGCGAAGAAGCAGTTCTTGCTGCATATTCAGTATCTGTTTGATACAAAGACTGGATTGTTCTTCCACGGATGGACATTCAAGGATGGTGGTCATAACTTTGCTGATGCACGATGGGCGCGCGGTAACAGCTGGGTTACCATTGTCATTCCCGAATTCCTCGAACTCATCGGTATCAAGGAAGATGACCCCATTGGCTCACATCTCATCAACACACTCGATAGCCAATGCGCAGCCCTTGCGAAGACGCAGCGCGCAAATGGTCTGTGGAGCACCCTTCTCGACGTCCCTGAATCAGAGGGTTCGTACGTCGAAGCCAGTGCGACAGCGGGTTTTGCGTATGGTATTCTCAAGGCGGAGAGGAAGAGATATATTGGAAAGGAGTACTCTGAGGTAGCTGTTAAGGCGATCAAGGCTGTTTTGGAGAATATTAGTCCTGAGGGAGAGTTGTTGAATACCTCGTTTGGAACAGGCATGGGACATGATTTGCAGCATTATAAGGATATTCCTAGGACGAGTATGCCTTATGGACAGGCTATGGCTATGATGGCTTTGGTGGAGTTTTTGAGGGCGTATAATTAG
- a CDS encoding glycoside hydrolase superfamily: MDHSRENLLNGADRASFDTSDDSDAYSDIDATDYLNKNKNAQSDAAGKRRLRYLRSWRAKKCCFTVIGTLIVVWLVISAIGAFAWKKIKTPPVEGDSPPWYPSPKGGTSQNWAKSYDQAVKLVSKMTLAEKVNITTGTGWSMGLAVGTTGAANNVGFPALALQDGPLGIRFADNATAWPAGITVGATFNKKLMYERGRAHGKEAKGKGVNVILGPAIGPLGRAPAGGRNWEGFGPDPYLQGVAGAATIKGIQDSGVMATIKHFIGNEQEHFRQAWEWGLPNAISSNIDDRTLHEIYGWPFQDAVKAGVASVMCSYNMVNNSYACQNSKLLNGILKDEMGFQGFVMSDWLAQRSGVASALAGLDMSMPGDGLKWADGESLWGPRLTQAVLNGSLPVDRLNDMALRIVASFYQLGQDKDENKGPNFSSWTYDKKGKLAPGSPSPQEGQVVNQYINVQEDHAELARQIAIEGTVLLKNDGVLPLSREGNLANQPEKRKDKIKIGIFGDDAGPGKGLNYCPDQGCNEGTLGSGWGSGAADFPFLVTPVEALRKNFKKDKVQVSEHLSNKIKDPKKVTEQDVCLVFANSDAGEGYLSWNSVRGDRNDLNLQKGGDALIMEVANLCGDGTGTTIVVIHAVGPVVMENWINHPRIKAVLTANLPGEESGNAIASILFGDESPSGKLPYTIGKALPDYGEGAQILYLPNGVIPQQDFKEGLYIDYRHFDKHSKDLRYEFGYGLSYTTFEFRDLKISVKEAVAGLPASRAPPASAKPPKLDDKIPDVKEGLWPKNIRKLKKWIYPYIDSPDDIKKGDYPYPDGYDIEQPPSPAGGEEGGNPDLWKTVVTASITVKNTGSVDGKAVPQLYLSYPATSKVDHPVRVLRGFEKVALKKGESKKVEFELTRRDLSYWDVEEQNWRVTDGEFTIAVGESSRNLKATGTFKSDGTPGNLIIEG; the protein is encoded by the coding sequence ATGGATCACAGTAGGGAGAATCTCCTCAATGGAGCCGACCGTGCATCCTTTGACACAAGCGACGATTCCGATGCTTACTCTGACATCGACGCAACTGATTATCTCAACAAGAATAAGAATGCCCAATCTGACGCTGCGGGTAAACGGCGTCTACGATATCTTAGAAGCTGGCGCGCAAAGAAATGCTGCTTCACCGTGATTGGCACTCTCATAGTTGTTTGGCTCGTCATATCAGCTATTGGAGCATTTGCCTGGAAAAAGATAAAGACACCACCCGTTGAGGGAGACTCACCACCATGGTACCCCAGTCCAAAAGGCGGTACTTCCCAGAATTGGGCAAAGAGTTATGATCAGGCTGTTAAGCTGGTTAGTAAAATGACCTTGGCTGAAAAAGTCAACATTACTACTGGAACAGGATGGAGTATGGGTTTAGCAGTCGGCACGACTGGCGCCGCCAACAACGTCGGATTCCCAGCGTTGGCATTGCAAGATGGACCTCTTGGAATACGATTCGCGGATAATGCAACTGCCTGGCCAGCTGGTATTACCGTTGGTGCCACGTTCAACAAGAAATTGATGTATGAGCGTGGACGAGCTCATGGGAAAGAAGCAAAGGGCAAAGGTGTCAATGTTATTCTTGGACCGGCCATCGGACCTCTGGGAAGAGCACCCGCTGGTGGGAGAAACTGGGAGGGCTTTGGTCCAGATCCTTATCTGCAGGGcgttgctggtgctgcgaCGATTAAGGGGATACAAGATTCCGGAGTCATGGCGACGATCAAGCACTTTATTGGAAATGAGCAGGAACATTTTCGGCAGGCGTGGGAATGGGGTCTTCCGAATGCTATCTCATCCAACATTGATGATCGCACGCTACATGAGATTTACGGATGGCCGTTCCAAGATGctgtcaaggctggtgttgCGAGTGTTATGTGCTCGTATAACATGGTCAACAACTCGTATGCCTGCCAGAACTCAAAGCTTTTGAACGGCATTCTCAAAGATGAGATGGGATTTCAGGGTTTCGTCATGTCGGATTGGTTGGCTCAGAGATCTGGTGTCGCGAGTGCTCTTGCTGGGTTGGATATGAGTATGCCGGGAGATGGACTCAAATGGGCTGATGGCGAATCACTCTGGGGCCCTCGACTCACGCAAGCTGTTCTGAACGGATCGCTGCCGGTGGACCGACTGAACGACATGGCGCTTCGAATTGTCGCGTCTTTCTACCAGCTTGGTCAGGATAAGGATGAGAATAAGGGTCCGAACTTTTCATCGTGGACTTATGACAAGAAAGGGAAACTCGCGCCTGGAAGTCCCTCACCTCAAGAGGGGCAGGTAGTCAACCAGTACATAAACGTGCAAGAAGATCACGCTGAGTTGGCCCGTCAAATTGCCATTGAAGGTACAGTTCTGCTCAAGAATGACGGCGTGCTTCCCCTAAGCCGCGAGGGCAACTTGGCCAATCAACCCGAAAAGAGGaaggacaagatcaagatcggTATTTTCGGCGATGATGCTGGCCCTGGAAAGGGACTCAATTACTGCCCTGATCAAGGCTGCAATGAAGGTACCCTCGGATCAGGCTGGGGCAGCGGTGCAGCTGACTTCCCATTCCTCGTTACTCCCGTCGAGGCGCTGCGAAAGAATTTTAAGAAAGACAAAGTTCAAGTCAGCGAACATCTCTCCAATAAGATCAAAGACCCAAAGAAGGTTACAGAGCAGGACGTTTGCTTAGTCTTTGCCAACTCGGACGCAGGCGAGGGATATTTATCATGGAACAGCGTTCGAGGTGACCGCAACGATCTCAACTTGCAGAAAGGAGGCGATGCGCTGATCATGGAGGTCGCCAACCTTTGTGGCGATGGAACAGGCACGACTATCGTGGTTATTCATGCTGTTGGGCCTGTTGTCATGGAGAACTGGATCAACCACCCAAGGATCAAGGCTGTGCTGACAGCTAATCTGCCTGGCGAGGAGAGTGGAAACGCTATTGCTAGCATTCTTTTCGGCGACGAGAGTCCCAGCGGAAAGCTCCCTTATACGATTGGCAAAGCTCTTCCTGATTACGGCGAAGGCGCTCAGATCCTGTATCTTCCCAACGGAGTTATTCCGCAGCAAGACTTCAAAGAGGGACTGTACATCGATTACCGACATTTCGACAAGCACAGCAAGGACCTTCGATATGAGTTTGGTTATGGCCTGTCATACACTACCTTTGAGTTCAGAGACTTGAAGATCTCAGTGAAGGAGGCAGTCGCAGGACTTCCGGCCTCACGTGCACCTCCGGCGAGCGCAAAGCCGCCCAAACTGGATGATAAGATCCCCGATGTCAAGGAAGGTCTATGGCCCAAGAACATTcgcaagctgaagaagtgGATTTATCCCTATATTGACTCTCCTGATGACATCAAGAAGGGCGACTATCCCTACCCCGATGGCTACGATATCGAGCAACCGCCCTCACCGGCTGGAGGTGAAGAAGGTGGTAACCCCGATCTCTGGAAGACTGTCGTCACTGCCTCCATTACCGTTAAAAATACAGGCTCCGTGGATGGGAAGGCTGTTCCCCAACTTTATCTCTCATACCCCGCAACATCAAAGGTTGACCATCCTGTCCGCGTTCTCCGTGGTTTTGAGAAAGTTGCTCTGAAGAAGGGCGAGAGCAAGAAGGTTGAGTTTGAATTGACAAGGAGAGACTTGAGTTACTGGGATGTGGAGGAGCAGAATTGGAGGGTCACAGATGGAGAGTTTACGATTGCGGTGGGAGAGAGTTCGAGGAATTTGAAAGCGACGGGTACGTTCAAGTCTGATGGTACCCCAGGCAATTTGATCATAGAGGGTTAG
- a CDS encoding mitochondrial 37S ribosomal protein MRP2 — protein sequence MSMFRAKKLDLGCFVNVRTLRDHTKRKVFEAHETERQALRYIIRNTTLPPRVRAEAQLQLTQMHCYTRPTQIRNRCIMGGQGRGVLSDFKMTRYNFRMEAMAGNLPGVKRASW from the exons ATGTCGATGTTCCGcgccaagaagctcgatcTGGGCTGTTTCGTCAACGTCCGCACCCTGCGCGACCACACAAAGCGAAAGGTCTTTGAGGCCCACGAGACCGAGAG ACAAGCTCTCCGATATATTATTCGCAACACAACCCTCCCCCCACGAGTCCGCGCCGAGGCACAGCTCCAATTGACACAGATGCACTGCTATACTCGACCAACGCAGATTCGAAACAGATGTATCATGGGTGGTCAGGGACGTGGTGTGCTGAGTGACTTTAAGATGACTCGA TACAACTTCCGAATGGAGGCTATGGCTGGAAACCTGCCTGGTGTGAAGCGAGCCAGTTGGTAA
- a CDS encoding U2-type spliceosomal complex subunit CWC25, with amino-acid sequence MGGGDLNLKKSFHPALRRNQQAVWDEEQKALAERKRTQQRIDEIKEELKNEEVQRQLEAAGGKKRVDRVDWMYQGPNDGEGGTTEESEAYLLGKRRIDNLIKGTEHKKLEKDAGTESFMALQNANTARDTAAKIRDDPLLAIKRQEQAAYEAMMNDPIRRRQLLSSMGVDDEKKKEKSRRREDRHDRHRRRHRHRSADPDDRHHRRRRSDSRSQSPRRRDDSREDRHRRRRDDSRDDRSRRRRDDSEDREHRREHRSRHERPRDERPRESRRDFRRSYPDSRDRRSRYNEEDDKAKEEERQRKLAAMQSAATELDDDRSKRLTALEEREAALREADDKARERGGDRGFVNKLHQQAGHKGLAERMGGARRGYQRDED; translated from the coding sequence ATGGGTGGAGGCGATCTTAACTTGAAGAAGTCCTTCCATCCCGCGCTGCGGCGCAATCAACAGGCCGTCTGGGATGAAGAGCAAAAGGCCCTGGCCGAGCGCAAGCGAACACAACAGCGTATCGACGAAATCAAAGAGGAACTCAAAAATGAAGAAGTCCAACGACAGCTTGAGGCTGCAGGAGGAAAAAAGCGCGTTGATCGCGTTGACTGGATGTACCAAGGCCCCAACGACGGAGAAGGTGGCACGACAGAAGAATCAGAAGCCTACTTGCTGGGCAAGCGGCGTATCGACAACCTTATCAAGGGCACAGAGCATAAGAAGTTAGAGAAAGATGCGGGGACCGAGAGTTTCATGGCGCTGCAGAATGCGAATACTGCGAGGGATACAGCTGCAAAGATTCGCGATGATCCGTTGCTGGCTATCAAGcgacaagaacaagctgCCTACGAAGCCATGATGAACGATCCGATCAGGCGCCGACAGCTACTCTCCTCGATgggggttgatgatgagaagaagaaggaaaagtcACGGAGGAGGGAAGACCGACACGACAGGCACCGAAGGAGGCATCGTCATCGCAGTGCGGACCCTGACGATAGACACCACAGACGACGACGCTCTGATTCGCGATCTCAAAGTCCACGACGCCGCGATGATTCAAGAGAGGATCGGCACAGGCGACGCAGAGACGATAGTCGAGATGACCGTTCGCGACGAAGACGCGACGATTCAGAGGACAGAGAACACAGACGTGAGCACCGCTCCCGTCATGAGCGACCACGCGACGAGCGTCCCCGCGAAAGTCGCAGAGACTTCCGAAGAAGTTACCCTGACTCTCGCGACAGGCGGTCACGGTAcaacgaagaagacgataaagccaaggaggaagagcgcCAGCGCAAGTTAGCCGCCATGCAATCTGCAGCAACAGAGCTCGACGACGATCGCTCAAAGCGTCTTACGGCCCTGGAAGAACGGGAGGCAGCACTTCGAGAAGCAGATGACAAGGCACGAGAGCGCGGAGGCGATCGTGGCTTCGTGAACAAGCTACATCAACAAGCAGGTCACAAGGGTCTTGCAGAACGTATGGGCGGAGCGCGTCGTGGATATCAAAGGGACGAAGATTAG
- a CDS encoding small GTPase superfamily: MPALCGGSKTVQRKLVLLGDGACGKTSLLNVFTRGYFPTVYEPTVFENYVHDIFVDNVHIELSLWDTAGQEEFDRLRSLSYDDTDLIMLCYSVDSKDSLENVESKWVGEIADNCPGTKLVLVALKCDLREQGEEEENESGEPREKRPMINYDQGLEVARRINALRYLECSAMKNRGVNEAFTEAARVALSVKKDREEGGCTVM; the protein is encoded by the exons ATGCCTGCTCTTTGTGGAGGATCCAAGACTGTGCAGCGAaagctggtgttgct GGGTGATGGTGCTTGTGGAAAAACATCGTTGTTGAACGTCTTTACGAGAGG CTACTTCCCTACTGTCTACGAACCCACCGTCTTTGAGAACTACGTCCACG ATATCTTTGTCGATAATGTCCACATCGAGCTATCCCTCTGGGACACAGCAGGCCAGGAAGAATTCGACCGATTACGCTCGCTATCCTACG ACGACACAGATCTCATCATGCTCTGCTACTCCGTCGACAGCAAAGACTCGCTTGAAAATGTCGAATCCAAGTGGGTAGGCGAGATCGCCGACAACTGCCCCGGCACCAAACTCGTCCTCGTAGCGCTAAAGTGCGATCTCCGCGAGCaaggcgaggaggaggagaacgAATCAGGAGAACCCCGCGAGAAGCGCCCCATGATCAACTACGACCAGGGCCTCGAGGTGGCGCGCCGCATAAACGCCCTCCGATACCTCGAGTGCTCCGCCATGAAGAACAGAGGTGTCAACGAGGCTTTCACCGAGGCGGCGCGTGTTGCGCTGAGCGTCAAGAAGGATCGCGAGGAGGGCGGATGCACTGTTATGTGA
- a CDS encoding thioredoxin-like protein: MGSQPQADITLYTNHACPFAHRAHITLAELGLPVREEIIDLNTPRSPEYLQINPRGLVPTIIYNGEIITESAIVAQFLADAHPSHLLPASTDKNGPLTRARVAFFADAYSNKVQAHIGKAIYRAQTEEEVNQAVDDAVAGIVKEVEPLLKNAAPFFNGSDKLTFAEVLVAPFVIRLLSSAKHGLLPTNLPSRLEKETPNFYKWAQAISKNPSVLKIYDEDRVVEASKRVRAKFASKA, encoded by the exons ATGggctctcaacctcaagcagACATCACCCTCTACACCAACCACGCGTGCCCTT TCGCGCACAGGGCACACATCACCCTCGCCGAACTTGGTCTCCCCGTCAGGGAGGAAATCATTGATCTCAACACGCCTCGATCCCCAGAATACTTGCAGATCAACCCCCGCGGCCTCGTCCCAACCATCATCTACAATGGCGAGATCATCACCGAGTCCGCCATCGTCGCTCAGTTCCTCGCAGATGCGCATCCCAGCCATCTCCTCCCCGCATCTACGGACAAGAACGGTCCGTTGACCAGAGCGAGGGTGGCCTTCTTCGCCGATGCGTACTCGAACAAGGTCCAGGCGCATATCGGCAAGGCTATTTACAGGGCCCagacggaggaggaggttaATCAGGCTGTGGACGATGCCGTTGCTGGTATCGTTAAGGAGGTTGAGCCTCTTCTCAAGAATGCGGCGCCTTTTTTCAACGGGAGCGATAAGCTCACCTTTGCAGAG GTCCTTGTAGCTCCATTCGTCATTCGACTGCTATCCTCCGCCAAGCACGGCCTCCTGCCAACCAATCTCCCCTCCCGCCTCGAGAAAGAGACTCCCAACTTCTACAAGTGGGCACAAGCCATCAGCAAGAACCCCAGCGTCCTGAAGATCTACGACGAGGACCGAGTTGTTGAGGCAAGCAAGAGAGTGAGAGCCAAGTTTGCCAGCAAGGCCTAA
- a CDS encoding concanavalin A-like lectin/glucanase domain-containing protein — MLSRYILPAAAIFGLAAAQTTTDCNPLNETDCKPNPAFGTSHLWHFNDTPSSDHWDNHVGRVTYDENDGAAFTVAKQGDSPTLRTAFYFFFGRTELLMKAAPGVGIISSMMWLSDDLDEVDWEILGANDTHASTNYYGKGVEDFTKAGWHYVKGGMQEDYHNYTTTWTKDELNWYIDGENVRKVVAKDDMDSYPQTPMRLSIGIWAAGDPTMPEGTRQWAGGDTDYGKGPYTMHVKSVYVEDASTGKEYVYGDKTGSWESIEIVKGNSTAYEALYKEPEKTTSEKWEALPAGTKTGIYAGGIGAAAIGLGALGFYFWRQRAAGASEAKMASDKAAAENHDLMSYRAGEDTTNQGFEYSAAKYSKVPAQDAA, encoded by the exons ATGCTTTCGCGATACATCCTTCCCGCGGCCGCCATCTTTGGCCTCGCGGCTGCTCAGACAACCACCGACTGTAACCCTCTCAACGAAACAGACTGCAAACCCAACCCGGCTTTCGGAACCAGCCATCTTTGGCACTTCAACGACACACCCTCCAGCGACCACTGGGACAACCACGTCGGTCGCGTCACCTACGATGAGAACGACGGCGCCGCCTTCACCGTCGCTAAGCAGGGCGACTCGCCTACTCTGCGCACCGCGTTCTACTTTTTCTTCGGCCGCACCGAACTTCTCATGAAGGCCGCTCCCGGTGTTGGAATTATCAGCTCCATGATGTGGCTGAGCGACGATCTGGATGAGGTCGACTGGGAGATTCTGGGTGCGAATGACACCCATGCTTCGACAAACTACTACGGAAAGGGTGTTGAGGACTTTACCAAGGCGGGGTGGCACTACGTTAAGGGTGGTATGCAGGAGGATTACCATAACTATACAACGACGTGGACGAAGGATGAGTTGAACTGGTACATTGATGGAGAGAATGTGCGAAAGGTTGTTGCGAAGGATGATATGGATAGCTATCCTCAGACACCCATGAGACTAAGCATTGGAATCTGGGCTGCTGGTGATCCTACTATGCCCGAGGGAACTCGCCAATGGGCCGGTGGTG ATACCGACTACGGCAAGGGCCCTTACACCATGCACGTCAAGAGTGTCTACGTCGAAGATGCCAGCACCGGAAAGGAGTACGTCTACGGCGACAAGACAGGCAGCTGGGAGAGCATCGAAATCGTCAA GGGCAACTCAACCGCCTACGAAGCTCTCTACAAAGAACCCGAGAAGACCACCTCCGAGAAATGGGAAGCCCTCCCCGCCGGCACAAAGACAGGAATCTACGCCGGCGGCATCGGCGCCGCAGCCATCGGTCTCGGAGCTCTAGGCTTTTACTTCTGGCGTCAACGCGCCGCGGGTGCCAGCGAGGCCAAAATGGCCAGCGACAAGGCCGCCGCTGAGAACCATGATCTCATGTCGTACCGTGCTGGTGAGGATACGACGAACCAGGGTTTTGAGTACAGCGCTGCCAAGTACTCAAAGGTTCCAGCTCAGGATGCTGCTTAA